Proteins encoded in a region of the Rhizobium sp. CC-YZS058 genome:
- a CDS encoding DUF2160 domain-containing protein, translating into MAAAVSTNRRWPIALVIILAVYLAAAAALASQLPVKDGMPDWFATLFPGGWMAWSFPSAMFFLTIFLLLGLMAVWEYARPGGHPRVGILRFETTRGDRLFVSLLGSAFIHLAWLGLVGPNVWWALALSLVYAIGVFKLV; encoded by the coding sequence ATGGCTGCTGCCGTTTCCACCAACCGACGCTGGCCAATCGCCCTCGTCATCATCCTCGCCGTCTACCTGGCCGCCGCCGCGGCGCTGGCCTCGCAGCTGCCGGTCAAGGACGGGATGCCGGACTGGTTCGCAACGCTTTTCCCCGGCGGCTGGATGGCCTGGTCCTTCCCCTCTGCCATGTTCTTCCTGACCATCTTCCTTCTGCTCGGCCTGATGGCGGTCTGGGAATATGCGCGGCCGGGCGGGCATCCGCGGGTCGGCATTCTCCGCTTCGAAACCACGCGCGGCGACCGGCTCTTCGTGTCGCTGCTCGGCTCGGCCTTTATTCATCTCGCATGGCTGGGGCTTGTCGGCCCCAACGTGTGGTGGGCTCTTGCGCTCTCGCTTGTCTACGCCATCGGCGTGTTCAAGCTGGTCTGA
- a CDS encoding carbohydrate ABC transporter permease: protein MATATAQRESSRLSFLVPTLYILFLMVPIYWLVNMSFKTNTEITGTFSLYPHEPTLRNYIVIFTDPAWYSGYINSITYVVLNTIISIAVALPAAYAFSRYRFLGDKHLFFWLLTNRMAPPAVFALPFFQLYSAFGLIDTHIAVALAHCLFNVPLAVWILEGFMSGVPKEIDETAYIDGYSFPKFFLKIFVPLVASGIGVAAFFCFMFSWVELLIARTLTTVDAKPIAATMTRTVSASGMDWGVLAAAGVLTIIPGALVIYFVRNYIAKGFALGRV, encoded by the coding sequence ATGGCAACCGCAACCGCACAACGCGAATCCTCCCGTCTCTCCTTCCTGGTTCCAACGCTCTACATCCTGTTCCTCATGGTGCCGATCTACTGGCTCGTGAACATGAGCTTCAAGACCAACACCGAGATCACCGGCACCTTCTCGCTCTATCCGCACGAGCCGACGCTCAGGAACTACATCGTCATCTTCACCGATCCGGCCTGGTATTCGGGCTATATCAACTCGATCACCTATGTGGTGCTGAACACCATCATCTCGATCGCAGTGGCGCTGCCGGCGGCCTATGCCTTCTCGCGCTACCGGTTCCTGGGCGACAAGCACCTGTTCTTCTGGCTGCTCACCAACCGCATGGCGCCGCCGGCGGTGTTCGCGCTGCCCTTCTTCCAGCTCTATTCCGCCTTCGGCCTGATCGACACGCATATTGCCGTGGCGCTGGCGCACTGCCTGTTCAACGTGCCGCTGGCGGTCTGGATTCTCGAAGGCTTCATGTCCGGCGTGCCGAAGGAGATCGACGAGACCGCCTATATCGACGGCTATTCCTTCCCGAAGTTCTTCCTGAAGATCTTCGTGCCGCTGGTTGCGTCCGGCATCGGCGTCGCCGCCTTCTTCTGCTTCATGTTCTCCTGGGTGGAGCTTCTGATCGCCCGCACGCTGACGACGGTGGATGCCAAGCCGATCGCCGCCACTATGACGCGTACGGTCTCGGCATCGGGCATGGACTGGGGCGTGCTGGCGGCAGCCGGTGTCCTCACCATCATTCCCGGCGCCCTCGTCATCTATTTCGTCCGCAATTACATCGCCAAGGGCTTCGCCCTCGGGCGCGTTTGA